One Capra hircus breed San Clemente chromosome 27, ASM170441v1, whole genome shotgun sequence DNA window includes the following coding sequences:
- the ZFP42 gene encoding zinc finger protein 42 homolog, with translation MDQQRKKRGTTPSQKGLGRRAARTDKSLPAQQEPPDTTRILCDEDVCYETSFRVVEDDTFSDCYIECIIRGEFSEPIVEEDPLLQSFERLKEGSEQDLSQQVLAASSLLECSLEYMKRDAKQEFPQQMIGENPLLEFSEYKTSKKLPPGRIPNMDFSEPKQLTGCTRRRPNTKKEYGAPESYVCPHDGCIREFKNKTSLRKHLRVHNPRDHVCAECGKAFKESTKLKRHFLVHTGERPFPCTFEGCGKRFSLSFNLRTHVRIHTGEKPFVCPFVGCRRKFIQSNNMKAHLLTHAKADMSL, from the coding sequence ATGGACCAGCAGCGGAAGAAAAGGGGAACAACACCTAGCCAGAAAGGCCTGGGTAGAAGAGCTGCCCGTACAGACAAGTCACTGCCAGCCCAGCAGGAGCCTCCTGACACGACGCGGATCTTATGTGACGAGGACGTGTGCTATGAGACTAGCTTCCGGGTTGTCGAAGATGATACATTCTCTGACTGTTACATAGAATGCATAATAAGAGGTGAGTTTTCTGAACCTATCGTGGAAGAGGACCCACTCCTTCAGTCCTTTGAACGTCTGAAAGAAGGATCAGAACAAGACCTTTCTCAACAGGTTCTTGCGGCAAGCTCACttcttgaatgttctttggaatatATGAAAAGGGATGCAAAACAAGAATTTCCTCAACAGATGATTGGAGAGAATCCActtcttgagttttctgagtacaaGACAAGCAAGAAGCTTCCTCCGGGAAGAATACCCAACATGGACTTTTCAGAACCTAAACAGCTCACAGGATGTACTAGAAGGAGgccaaatacaaagaaagaatatggtGCTCCTGAAAGCTATGTTTGTCCTCACGACGGATGCATAAGAGAGTTCAAGAATAAAACATCCCTGAGGAAGCATCTTCGAGTTCATAATCCCCGAGATCATGTGTGTGcagaatgtgggaaagccttcaaggAGAGTACAAAGCTAAAAAGACATTTTCtggttcatactggagagaggcCATTTCCGTGCACTTTTGAAGGGTGCGGAAAACgcttttccctgtccttcaacttGCGTACACACGTGCGCATCCACACTGGGGAGAAACCTTTTGTGTGTCCTTTTGTAGGCTGTCGCAGAAAATTTATTCAGTCGAATAACATGAAAGCCCATCTCTTGACTCATGCAAAGGCCGATATGAGTCTgtga